The following coding sequences lie in one Mucilaginibacter sp. KACC 22773 genomic window:
- a CDS encoding pYEATS domain-containing protein: MKIVSILFLLLLTLPECWGQSRPEHFDNEYKEYSNNRTDYKSWKVFVIGNPQFINSIKQIDYTLDGTYGQQHIVVINNSDNPFFTMCNKGWGEIYIKIRISYNNGLADTFESYRVDLTSPNKRNINLICNDR, encoded by the coding sequence ATGAAAATTGTATCAATTTTGTTTCTCCTATTATTAACCTTGCCCGAATGTTGGGGACAATCCCGGCCTGAACATTTTGACAATGAGTACAAAGAATATAGTAATAACAGAACCGATTATAAAAGCTGGAAGGTTTTTGTAATAGGCAACCCGCAATTTATAAATTCAATAAAACAAATTGATTATACGCTGGATGGTACTTATGGGCAGCAACATATTGTGGTAATAAACAACAGTGATAATCCTTTTTTTACGATGTGTAATAAAGGCTGGGGAGAGATTTATATAAAAATAAGAATCAGCTACAATAACGGCTTAGCAGATACATTTGAATCGTACCGGGTAGATTTAACGTCGCCTAATAAGCGAAATATAAATTTAATTTGTAATGACAGGTAA
- a CDS encoding glycosyltransferase encodes MNIGIFTYGTRGDIQPYIALALGLINKRHRVIIAAPGNFKELVEGYGLAFHPLYGNAEEMMNSPEGQSVLKTENAIKLMKYFFKALHEIRGPLRKSCIEGINQVDFIIANAATLPITSAIAEKQHKKIALTYFMPPVVPTAEFPLGDFDFLNFPWYNKLTYKLAHLFFWKFVKKETNEFRQELGLPILKVNLIDYIGKQQPLDLYCLSPSLIPQPKDWDDNHKITGFLTVPEEKIPGQFRDETPATLNDWLQQGDKPIYIGFGSNGVGNTEKFINILNTILNKTNERVLFCTGWSLFENLPVHKNLFVAKYVNHGAVLPKCKAGVFHGGAGTLAAMLRSNLPVIIISFYTDQPTWGKIAERMKFGVHIPVKKLDADKLISALSKIQINEVRNNAAAIGGQIRNEKGLENAVNEIEKYFNEAVTGN; translated from the coding sequence TTGAACATAGGGATTTTTACTTACGGAACACGGGGCGATATACAGCCCTATATTGCTTTGGCTTTAGGGCTTATCAACAAAAGGCACCGGGTAATTATTGCGGCGCCAGGAAATTTTAAGGAATTGGTGGAGGGCTATGGCCTTGCCTTTCATCCGCTGTATGGAAATGCCGAGGAAATGATGAATTCGCCGGAGGGGCAAAGTGTACTAAAAACAGAGAATGCGATTAAGCTGATGAAGTACTTTTTTAAAGCGCTTCATGAAATAAGGGGGCCTTTACGCAAAAGCTGTATAGAAGGAATTAACCAGGTAGATTTTATTATAGCCAATGCAGCAACGCTGCCCATTACCAGCGCGATTGCAGAAAAACAACATAAAAAAATTGCGCTGACCTATTTTATGCCGCCGGTTGTACCTACAGCTGAATTCCCCTTGGGCGATTTTGATTTCCTGAATTTTCCCTGGTATAATAAACTTACCTATAAGCTGGCGCACCTGTTTTTCTGGAAGTTTGTAAAGAAAGAGACCAACGAATTCAGACAAGAATTAGGCCTGCCCATTTTAAAAGTAAACCTTATAGACTATATTGGCAAGCAACAGCCACTCGACTTATATTGCTTAAGCCCCAGCCTGATTCCGCAACCTAAAGATTGGGATGATAACCATAAAATAACCGGTTTTTTAACTGTTCCTGAAGAAAAAATACCAGGCCAGTTTAGGGACGAAACCCCGGCCACATTAAATGATTGGTTACAGCAAGGTGATAAACCCATATACATTGGCTTTGGCAGTAACGGTGTTGGCAATACCGAAAAGTTTATAAACATTTTAAACACCATTTTAAATAAAACCAATGAGCGGGTTTTGTTTTGTACAGGCTGGTCGCTTTTTGAAAACTTGCCGGTGCATAAAAACCTGTTTGTAGCAAAATATGTAAACCACGGGGCTGTATTACCAAAATGCAAAGCTGGGGTGTTTCACGGCGGCGCGGGTACGCTGGCAGCTATGCTGCGTAGCAATTTGCCGGTAATTATTATTTCGTTTTACACCGACCAGCCAACCTGGGGCAAAATAGCCGAACGGATGAAATTCGGGGTGCATATCCCGGTTAAAAAACTCGATGCCGATAAGCTGATTTCGGCGCTATCAAAAATTCAAATCAATGAAGTAAGGAACAATGCGGCAGCTATTGGCGGGCAAATAAGGAATGAAAAAGGACTTGAAAATGCGGTGAACGAAATTGAAAAGTACTTTAATGAAGCAGTTACCGGAAATTAA
- a CDS encoding glycoside hydrolase family 25 protein, translating into MPPPVKKTPAKTTVPVKRKAAAKKKTSSAVPTGWIFAAIGLLLIVLSPFYYGYVLKTATATWRWILDAGEPTNYRTYKSFGVRIPANYTVHGIDVSSYQGKINWQKVKQMNEDGVHIKFAFIKATEGVLMTDPYFQRNWREAPKAGLICGAYHFFLPQKSGLWQAKFMLQTVKIEKGDLPMVVDVERLYRTTPEKMRTQLKLFIHQIETKTGVKPIIYTNLSFYRDYLQGYFDEYPLWIAHYYQPQLNVSSNTNWQFWQHSDRAHINGINERVDMSIFKGDTTAFEKLLVK; encoded by the coding sequence GTGCCGCCACCTGTTAAAAAAACACCTGCCAAAACCACAGTTCCGGTAAAACGGAAAGCTGCCGCGAAGAAAAAAACATCGTCCGCAGTTCCTACAGGATGGATATTTGCTGCTATTGGCTTACTACTCATAGTGCTTTCTCCTTTTTATTATGGCTATGTTTTAAAAACGGCAACCGCAACCTGGCGATGGATACTGGATGCCGGCGAGCCCACTAATTACCGTACCTATAAAAGTTTTGGCGTGCGCATACCGGCCAATTATACCGTGCACGGCATTGATGTGTCATCGTACCAGGGCAAAATAAACTGGCAAAAGGTAAAGCAAATGAACGAGGATGGCGTACATATCAAATTCGCATTTATTAAGGCTACTGAAGGTGTTTTAATGACTGATCCTTATTTCCAGCGCAATTGGCGCGAAGCTCCGAAGGCCGGCCTGATTTGCGGCGCGTACCATTTCTTTTTGCCCCAAAAAAGCGGCTTATGGCAGGCTAAATTCATGCTGCAAACGGTAAAAATTGAAAAAGGCGACCTGCCGATGGTTGTCGACGTGGAGAGGCTATACCGCACCACACCCGAAAAAATGCGTACCCAGCTTAAGCTGTTCATTCACCAAATAGAAACTAAAACCGGTGTAAAACCCATTATTTACACCAACCTAAGTTTTTACCGGGACTACCTGCAAGGCTATTTTGACGAGTACCCGCTGTGGATAGCCCACTATTACCAACCCCAATTAAATGTAAGCAGCAATACCAACTGGCAGTTTTGGCAACACTCCGACAGGGCCCATATCAATGGCATTAATGAAAGAGTTGATATGAGTATTTTTAAAGGCGATACTACTGCTTTTGAAAAATTGCTGGTGAAGTAA
- the gloA2 gene encoding SMU1112c/YaeR family gloxylase I-like metalloprotein yields MLKLNRVHHIAIICSDYQKSKHFYSEILGLKIVREVYREARQSYKLDLEVGDRYQIELFSFPHPAPRPSHPEAAGLRHLAFEVDNLDEAVLHLQELGVEVEPIRVDELTGKCFTFFADPDGLPLELYEG; encoded by the coding sequence ATGCTGAAACTGAACCGGGTACACCACATCGCCATTATTTGTAGCGACTACCAAAAGTCGAAACATTTTTACAGCGAGATACTTGGTTTAAAAATAGTGCGCGAGGTTTACCGCGAAGCACGGCAATCATACAAGCTTGATCTGGAAGTGGGCGACCGCTACCAGATTGAGCTTTTTTCATTTCCACACCCAGCCCCACGTCCGTCGCATCCTGAAGCTGCCGGCCTGCGCCACTTAGCCTTTGAGGTGGATAACCTTGACGAGGCCGTATTACATCTGCAGGAATTGGGGGTAGAGGTAGAACCTATCCGGGTGGATGAACTTACCGGTAAATGCTTTACCTTCTTCGCAGACCCGGATGGCTTGCCATTGGAGTTGTATGAAGGATAG
- a CDS encoding SDR family oxidoreductase, translated as MKSVIVVIGAGSIGQAIARRVSAGKHILLADLKQENGDAAAKVLSEAGFEVSATTVDISSRMSIQALVEKATSIGSITGLIQAAGVSPSQASPSTILHVDLYGNAVVLEEFGKVIASGGSGVVIASQSGHRLPALTPEQDKALATTPADELLSLDFLQPAQVKDSLHAYQLSKRGNSLRVMAEAVTWGKRGARINAISPGIIITPLAKDELSGPRGEGYRKMIDISAVGRAGTPDEVGNVGALLMGQDGAFITGSDILMDGGVTAAYWYGDLAPK; from the coding sequence ATGAAGAGTGTAATTGTAGTAATTGGCGCAGGCTCCATAGGGCAGGCTATTGCACGCAGGGTTAGTGCCGGAAAGCATATTTTGCTGGCCGATTTGAAGCAAGAGAATGGAGATGCTGCCGCCAAAGTGTTGAGCGAGGCAGGTTTTGAGGTAAGCGCCACAACGGTCGATATTTCGTCGCGTATGTCTATCCAGGCGTTGGTTGAAAAAGCGACATCAATCGGCAGCATAACCGGATTGATACAAGCCGCCGGTGTTTCGCCGTCACAGGCATCGCCTTCAACGATACTGCATGTCGATCTTTATGGCAACGCTGTCGTATTGGAAGAATTTGGCAAAGTGATAGCCAGCGGCGGATCCGGCGTAGTTATCGCTTCCCAGTCGGGGCACCGCTTGCCAGCATTAACTCCTGAACAGGATAAGGCGTTGGCAACCACACCTGCGGACGAATTGCTTTCTTTAGATTTTTTACAGCCTGCCCAGGTTAAAGATTCATTACATGCTTACCAATTATCCAAAAGAGGGAATTCTCTGCGCGTAATGGCCGAAGCTGTTACTTGGGGCAAACGTGGTGCGCGGATCAACGCGATTAGCCCCGGAATTATTATTACGCCACTGGCTAAGGATGAACTAAGCGGCCCCCGCGGCGAAGGTTATCGCAAAATGATCGATATCTCCGCTGTAGGAAGAGCCGGGACTCCCGACGAGGTTGGAAACGTAGGCGCTTTGCTTATGGGGCAAGACGGAGCCTTCATTACCGGCAGCGACATTTTGATGGATGGCGGTGTAACAGCTGCTTATTGGTACGGCGACCTTGCTCCGAAATAG
- a CDS encoding cellulase family glycosylhydrolase has product MKKTLIFLCSISVFCSCTKNTADLTPANSLANAKPTSSATTMAVGAASIAGVNWADGRDNFVDGWVIPSGLTASDSYSTVNAKANSILSGFQTNMPGVNTVRLPINYPSVSQSWWSAYTGAIDAALNKGMKVIICCWDSASANDGLIDNMTNFWAMWQTVVNKYGSNSNVYFEVFNEPHGYSLSSLTTIYAQWLANYPSVAKGRVLLSGTGYSDNVTGVGADSRFTSCLLSLHNYAYWSTHSTAGWQTDWQNRYGSYGSRTVVTEFGATMNSGKDYQNGSQSDNEIAYIVGSSNVFRNNGIASVYWPGLRDNDSYSIQTRGGSGNNITLTTVNSSGVFRVRYGWGLN; this is encoded by the coding sequence ATGAAAAAAACCTTAATTTTCTTATGTTCCATTTCTGTTTTTTGTAGTTGTACAAAAAACACTGCCGACCTGACACCAGCGAACTCATTGGCAAATGCCAAACCAACAAGTTCGGCAACCACAATGGCGGTTGGAGCTGCCTCCATAGCCGGTGTAAACTGGGCCGATGGCCGCGATAACTTTGTGGATGGCTGGGTTATCCCATCCGGTTTAACCGCTTCCGACAGTTACAGCACGGTTAATGCAAAAGCCAATTCAATATTATCGGGCTTTCAAACCAACATGCCGGGCGTCAATACAGTAAGGTTACCTATTAATTATCCCAGTGTATCCCAGTCGTGGTGGAGCGCTTATACCGGTGCCATAGATGCAGCCCTTAACAAAGGAATGAAAGTAATTATATGTTGCTGGGATAGCGCATCGGCCAACGACGGATTGATAGATAACATGACCAATTTTTGGGCCATGTGGCAAACTGTAGTTAATAAATATGGCAGCAACAGTAACGTTTATTTCGAGGTGTTTAATGAACCGCACGGCTACAGTTTATCCAGTTTAACAACCATCTATGCGCAGTGGCTGGCTAATTATCCCAGCGTTGCAAAAGGCAGGGTGTTGCTAAGCGGTACTGGCTATTCAGACAACGTAACCGGGGTTGGCGCCGACAGCCGCTTTACCAGCTGCCTGCTTTCATTGCATAACTATGCTTATTGGTCAACACACTCTACCGCTGGATGGCAAACCGACTGGCAAAACAGATATGGCAGTTATGGTTCAAGGACTGTAGTTACCGAATTTGGGGCAACAATGAACAGTGGTAAAGATTACCAGAATGGTTCACAATCCGACAATGAGATTGCTTACATCGTAGGATCGAGTAATGTATTCCGGAACAATGGTATTGCCAGCGTTTACTGGCCTGGCCTGAGAGACAATGATAGTTACAGCATCCAAACAAGAGGCGGAAGCGGCAACAACATCACCCTCACCACTGTCAATTCTTCCGGCGTCTTCCGCGTTCGTTACGGTTGGGGACTAAACTAA
- a CDS encoding bifunctional YncE family protein/alkaline phosphatase family protein: MKISTLSFCALLITLFSACHSVITDGTSGNQEQSNMHSTYDDSTLNDKILPVMMPYNRLIDPAGKVVRFGDPNFENHSLDIKLIPGTSVLAVEDRYGITLIDSVGSKVIAQWTYTQDKRYNGLMSTYSGLKVHKNGSETQIFWSAANGDSHKSFVMQAVWDGQNISIKNAFEFKPAAPSPLALPNELVINNEAGTDYLYVALNGNNQLVKINLSTGQTIYTKPTGVAPYGLALVGQRLFITNWGGAEPADTTSRETAGVPYGKTYIDPKTGATSTGSVQAFDIASGNALKEISVGLHPNVIITDKSNNFLYVANANSDNVSVINAATFKVIETIPVRLMQDKNGYIGDSPNALALSNDGNTLYVANGLDNAVAVVQLGSVSSANGKGKTTVKGFIPTEAYPGGLLVVDNTLFVTNLEGEGSRVSTKEFKAGPQVPDDVTAYNSHHEKATVSIIPLPDDELLKTYTNRVKTLNLTFRQDIAQLVPRKNIAPKPMPYRIGEPSVFKHVLYIIKENRTYDQVLGDLPQGKGMPSLCIYGDSITPNQHKLAKDFVLLDNYYASGKCSAEGHQWTDAAMVTDYVEKNVRAWFRSYPHVQEDALVYDKKGFIWNNAADHGKKVRIYGEASAPHYDEKLSWTDMYNNYKAGIPLKFYNTSTISRVRPMLSQNYPGSDELKITDQIRASAFINELKGYEKQAGDELPELMVMALSTDHTQGTRPGLPKPEAMVADNDLALGRIIEAVSKSRFWKNTVIFVTEDDSQAGWDHVSAYRTTGFVVSPYSQLQKTVSTNYNQTCVVRSIEQILGIPPMNIIDATALPMFGCFSDRPTAYTYNAVPNRIPLNNINPKLAALKGQALYFAKASSKPEFDHIDGGNDDMLNRILWYAAKGKKTYPTKLAGKAGKDDDDD, from the coding sequence ATGAAAATATCTACATTATCTTTTTGTGCTTTATTGATCACGCTGTTTTCTGCCTGTCATTCGGTTATAACCGATGGCACCAGTGGCAACCAGGAACAAAGCAATATGCACAGCACCTATGACGATAGCACCTTAAACGATAAGATATTGCCTGTAATGATGCCGTACAACAGGCTAATTGATCCGGCCGGTAAAGTGGTGCGCTTTGGCGACCCGAATTTTGAAAACCATAGCCTTGATATCAAACTGATCCCGGGAACCTCGGTTTTAGCCGTTGAAGACCGGTACGGCATTACCCTCATAGATTCTGTTGGCAGCAAGGTTATAGCACAATGGACTTATACCCAGGATAAACGATACAACGGCCTGATGAGCACCTATTCGGGCTTAAAGGTTCATAAAAATGGCTCAGAAACACAGATTTTCTGGAGCGCCGCCAATGGCGATTCGCATAAATCATTTGTGATGCAAGCCGTATGGGACGGGCAAAATATCAGTATCAAAAATGCATTTGAATTCAAACCCGCTGCGCCATCGCCGTTGGCCTTGCCCAATGAACTGGTTATTAACAATGAAGCCGGTACCGATTATTTATATGTGGCTTTAAACGGCAACAACCAGCTTGTAAAAATCAATCTAAGCACCGGCCAAACCATTTATACCAAACCAACCGGGGTAGCGCCTTATGGCCTTGCGCTTGTTGGGCAACGCCTGTTCATTACCAACTGGGGCGGTGCCGAACCTGCCGATACAACCAGCAGGGAAACCGCGGGCGTACCTTATGGCAAAACCTACATCGACCCAAAAACAGGCGCAACAAGTACCGGGAGCGTACAGGCATTTGATATTGCAAGCGGGAATGCATTGAAAGAAATTTCCGTTGGCCTGCATCCTAATGTTATCATAACCGATAAAAGCAACAACTTTTTATATGTTGCCAATGCCAACAGTGATAACGTATCCGTAATAAACGCAGCAACTTTTAAGGTGATTGAAACCATCCCGGTAAGGTTGATGCAGGATAAAAATGGCTACATAGGCGATTCGCCAAACGCACTTGCGCTCAGTAACGACGGTAACACATTGTACGTTGCCAACGGGCTTGATAATGCGGTTGCGGTAGTTCAGCTTGGGTCAGTTTCATCAGCTAATGGCAAGGGTAAAACAACTGTTAAAGGTTTTATCCCTACCGAGGCTTATCCAGGCGGCTTACTGGTTGTTGACAACACCCTTTTTGTAACCAACCTGGAAGGCGAAGGATCAAGGGTAAGCACCAAAGAGTTTAAAGCCGGGCCTCAGGTGCCTGATGATGTTACCGCTTATAACTCGCACCACGAAAAGGCTACGGTATCTATCATCCCCTTACCTGATGATGAGTTATTAAAAACATATACCAATCGGGTTAAAACGCTTAACCTTACCTTCAGGCAGGATATAGCACAACTGGTGCCACGTAAAAACATCGCCCCTAAGCCAATGCCTTATCGTATTGGCGAACCATCGGTATTTAAGCACGTATTATACATTATCAAAGAAAACCGCACTTATGACCAGGTTTTAGGCGATTTGCCACAAGGTAAAGGCATGCCCTCGTTGTGTATTTATGGCGATAGCATCACCCCCAACCAGCATAAACTGGCCAAAGATTTTGTATTGCTTGATAATTACTATGCATCCGGCAAATGCTCGGCCGAAGGGCACCAATGGACTGATGCCGCCATGGTGACCGACTACGTAGAAAAAAACGTGCGCGCCTGGTTCCGCAGCTACCCGCACGTGCAGGAAGACGCGTTGGTGTACGACAAGAAAGGTTTTATATGGAATAACGCCGCCGACCACGGTAAAAAAGTACGGATCTACGGCGAGGCATCGGCACCGCATTATGATGAAAAATTAAGCTGGACGGATATGTACAATAATTATAAAGCCGGCATCCCGCTTAAGTTTTATAACACCAGTACCATATCAAGGGTGAGGCCCATGCTATCGCAAAACTACCCCGGATCGGACGAGTTAAAAATAACCGACCAGATACGGGCCTCGGCTTTTATCAACGAGTTAAAGGGCTATGAAAAACAAGCCGGCGATGAACTGCCCGAACTGATGGTAATGGCGCTATCAACCGATCATACGCAAGGTACCCGGCCAGGCCTTCCTAAACCGGAAGCAATGGTGGCCGATAACGACCTTGCCCTTGGCCGCATTATTGAAGCCGTATCCAAAAGCCGTTTCTGGAAAAACACCGTGATATTTGTTACCGAGGATGACTCGCAAGCCGGGTGGGACCACGTATCTGCTTACCGTACAACCGGTTTTGTTGTAAGTCCGTACAGTCAATTGCAAAAAACCGTATCAACCAATTATAACCAAACTTGCGTTGTACGGTCGATAGAACAAATATTGGGCATCCCGCCGATGAATATTATTGATGCAACAGCTTTGCCCATGTTTGGCTGCTTTAGCGACAGGCCAACTGCCTACACTTACAACGCTGTGCCAAACCGTATCCCGCTAAATAATATCAACCCTAAACTTGCCGCGCTTAAGGGGCAGGCTTTATATTTTGCCAAAGCATCATCAAAGCCAGAGTTTGACCATATTGATGGCGGTAACGACGACATGCTGAACCGCATTTTATGGTACGCCGCAAAAGGTAAAAAAACTTACCCCACAAAATTAGCGGGCAAAGCCGGCAAGGATGATGATGACGATTAA
- a CDS encoding NUDIX hydrolase, whose amino-acid sequence MPTTQDIKVAVDAVVFGYTSKEGLSVLLIKRNINPFKNKWALPGGLVGNHESLEDAVQRELKEETGISITYLEQLYSFGNPGRDPRNRVISITYYGLVKPDAFEIKADTDAAEVAWFNIKKVPQLAFDHNTIIGAAHDRLKNKILYQPVGFELLEEKFPFSELEKLYMAVLDREMDRRNFKKKVVKFGFLEETTEKQVLEGAGRPGNLFRFNQEKYFQLQKQGINFEI is encoded by the coding sequence ATGCCCACCACCCAGGATATTAAAGTAGCCGTTGATGCCGTAGTATTTGGATATACCTCCAAAGAAGGCCTATCCGTGTTGCTGATTAAACGCAACATCAATCCTTTTAAAAATAAATGGGCATTGCCCGGCGGCCTGGTGGGCAACCATGAATCATTAGAGGATGCCGTACAACGCGAATTAAAAGAAGAAACCGGCATCAGCATCACCTACCTGGAACAGCTATATAGTTTTGGCAATCCGGGTCGCGACCCGCGTAACAGGGTTATCTCCATCACTTACTATGGCTTGGTTAAACCGGATGCATTCGAGATTAAGGCTGATACCGACGCCGCCGAGGTGGCCTGGTTCAATATAAAAAAAGTCCCTCAACTGGCGTTTGATCATAATACGATTATTGGCGCGGCACATGATCGCCTCAAAAACAAAATCCTTTACCAACCGGTAGGCTTCGAGCTGCTGGAAGAAAAATTTCCCTTCTCCGAATTGGAAAAACTCTATATGGCCGTGTTGGATAGAGAGATGGACCGGCGTAACTTCAAGAAGAAAGTCGTCAAGTTTGGTTTCCTGGAAGAAACAACAGAAAAACAAGTGCTTGAGGGAGCGGGCAGGCCAGGAAACCTGTTCCGTTTTAACCAGGAAAAATATTTCCAGCTTCAAAAACAAGGTATCAATTTCGAAATTTAA
- a CDS encoding UPF0175 family protein, whose amino-acid sequence MTTITIQVPDALEKAHDETVRLIAAKLYEAGKLSLSQAAEMCGMKKWDFAEILINFGVNYLDPSVEADLDHA is encoded by the coding sequence ATGACTACGATTACAATACAGGTTCCTGATGCGCTGGAAAAAGCGCATGATGAAACCGTGCGTTTGATTGCAGCCAAATTGTACGAGGCTGGCAAACTATCATTAAGCCAGGCTGCCGAAATGTGCGGAATGAAAAAATGGGATTTTGCTGAAATCCTGATCAATTTTGGCGTAAACTACCTTGACCCAAGTGTTGAGGCCGACCTGGATCATGCCTGA
- the purL gene encoding phosphoribosylformylglycinamidine synthase subunit PurL yields the protein MEHQELTTVETAKDLGLLPEEFERIKEILGRVPNFTELSIFAVMWSEHCSYKNSITWLKTLPKDSDRMLAKAGEENAGLVDLGDGIGCAFKIESHNHPSALEPYQGAATGVGGINRDIFTMGARPIAQLNSLRFGDLKLEKTQWLVKGVVKGISHYGNAFGIPTVGGELFFDDCYNVNPLVNAMSAGIVKAGETVSATSYGVGNPVYIVGSATGKDGIHGAAFASKDISKDSVNDLPAVQVGDPFQEKLLLEATLEVIKTGAVVGMQDMGAAGIICSNSEMSAKGEHGMRIDLDLVPTRQPNMKPYEILLSESQERMLIVVHKGREKEVEAVFDKWDLNCAIIGEVTDTQRLEYYMHGEKVADVPADDLVLGGGAPVYEREYREPAYFAENKKFNIDDVAEPANLVEVAEHLSAHPNLASKRWVTDQYDSMVGVQTMTANLACDAAVVAVKDTNKAIVLTTDCNSRYVYADPYTGTAIAVAEAARNITCAGGEPVAITNCLNFGNPYNPEVYWQFVSAIKGMGDACRKFETPVTGGNVSFYNQSADGGSVFPTPTIGMLGVMEDTENIMTADFKQPGDLIYLIGESVNDIASSQYLASWHKITACPAPYFDIEKEYATQQTIKELIKHRVLESCHDVADGGLYTCLLESAMPNGLGFDIETDAAIRKDAFLFGEAQGRIVVTVAPEEQERFVEFMATSETEFSLLGTVNNGFLNVDGELFGHVTDVKMVHSNVLHSILGE from the coding sequence TTGGAGCACCAGGAATTAACCACCGTTGAAACCGCCAAAGATTTAGGCTTACTACCCGAAGAATTTGAACGTATTAAAGAGATATTAGGGCGCGTGCCCAACTTTACCGAACTATCCATCTTTGCGGTAATGTGGAGCGAACACTGCTCGTACAAAAACTCCATCACCTGGCTAAAAACCCTGCCTAAAGACAGCGACCGTATGCTGGCCAAAGCAGGTGAAGAAAACGCCGGCCTGGTTGACCTTGGCGATGGCATTGGCTGCGCTTTCAAAATAGAATCACATAACCACCCGTCGGCGCTTGAACCTTACCAGGGTGCTGCAACCGGCGTGGGCGGTATTAACCGCGATATATTTACCATGGGTGCAAGGCCCATTGCCCAGCTAAATTCCCTGCGCTTTGGCGACCTTAAGCTGGAGAAAACCCAGTGGCTGGTTAAGGGTGTGGTAAAAGGCATCAGCCATTACGGAAACGCCTTTGGCATCCCTACCGTTGGCGGCGAATTGTTTTTTGACGATTGCTACAACGTTAACCCGTTGGTAAACGCCATGTCGGCAGGTATTGTTAAGGCGGGCGAAACCGTTTCGGCAACATCATACGGCGTGGGTAACCCTGTTTATATTGTAGGTTCGGCCACAGGTAAAGATGGTATCCATGGCGCGGCCTTCGCGTCGAAGGATATCAGCAAAGATTCGGTGAACGATTTGCCTGCCGTACAGGTAGGCGATCCTTTCCAGGAAAAACTGTTGTTAGAGGCTACCTTAGAAGTTATTAAAACCGGCGCCGTGGTTGGTATGCAGGATATGGGCGCTGCCGGTATCATTTGCTCCAACTCCGAAATGAGTGCCAAAGGCGAGCATGGTATGCGTATCGACCTGGATTTGGTACCTACCCGCCAGCCAAACATGAAGCCTTACGAAATCCTGCTTTCTGAATCACAGGAGCGCATGCTGATTGTGGTACATAAAGGCCGTGAAAAAGAGGTGGAAGCCGTATTTGATAAATGGGACCTTAACTGCGCCATCATAGGCGAGGTTACCGATACCCAGCGTTTAGAGTACTACATGCACGGCGAAAAAGTAGCCGATGTACCTGCCGATGACCTGGTTTTAGGCGGCGGCGCCCCTGTTTACGAACGCGAATACCGCGAGCCCGCTTATTTTGCCGAAAACAAGAAATTTAATATTGATGATGTTGCCGAGCCCGCCAATTTGGTTGAGGTTGCCGAGCATCTTTCTGCACACCCTAACCTGGCATCAAAACGTTGGGTAACCGACCAGTACGATAGCATGGTAGGTGTACAAACCATGACAGCCAACCTGGCCTGCGATGCAGCCGTTGTAGCCGTTAAGGATACCAACAAGGCCATTGTATTAACAACAGACTGTAATTCGCGCTACGTATACGCCGACCCTTACACGGGTACAGCGATAGCCGTTGCCGAAGCCGCACGTAACATTACCTGCGCCGGTGGCGAGCCTGTTGCTATTACCAACTGCTTAAACTTTGGTAACCCTTATAATCCCGAAGTATACTGGCAGTTTGTAAGCGCCATTAAAGGTATGGGCGATGCCTGCCGCAAGTTTGAAACCCCTGTTACCGGTGGTAACGTAAGTTTCTACAATCAATCTGCCGATGGCGGTTCGGTATTCCCAACACCAACTATTGGTATGCTGGGCGTAATGGAAGATACCGAAAATATCATGACCGCCGATTTTAAACAACCAGGCGACCTGATTTACCTGATAGGCGAATCGGTAAATGATATCGCTTCATCGCAATACCTGGCCTCATGGCATAAAATTACCGCATGCCCGGCCCCGTATTTCGATATCGAAAAAGAGTATGCTACGCAGCAAACCATTAAAGAACTCATTAAACACCGCGTGCTTGAAAGCTGCCATGATGTGGCCGATGGTGGTTTATATACTTGCTTGTTAGAGTCCGCCATGCCAAACGGCCTGGGCTTTGATATCGAAACGGATGCGGCTATCCGTAAAGATGCTTTCCTTTTTGGCGAGGCGCAAGGCAGGATAGTGGTAACCGTAGCACCAGAAGAGCAGGAACGTTTTGTAGAGTTTATGGCCACCAGCGAAACGGAGTTTAGCCTGCTGGGTACTGTAAATAACGGTTTCCTGAATGTAGATGGCGAACTATTTGGCCACGTTACCGATGTTAAAATGGTACACAGCAATGTGTTACATTCAATATTAGGCGAATAA